Proteins found in one Fimbriimonadaceae bacterium genomic segment:
- the gap gene encoding type I glyceraldehyde-3-phosphate dehydrogenase, with the protein MARIGINGFGRIGRLSLRTLLTHYKGKHDVVAINDLTDTKTNAHLFKYDTTYGPWAGGVESAEGSITVDGDKFKVFAETDPAKIPWGDLGCDIVIESTGRFTDANAARAHITSGGAKKVVISAPAKNEDVTIVLGVNDGMYDAAKHSVISNASCTTNGLAPVAKVLHEKFGIEKGLLTTVHAYTNSQRTVDTAAKDLRDARAAAENVVPSSTGAAKAVGLVIPELKGKFTGMAFRVPVPTVSVVDFTAHLGRAASADEINAAMKEFADGPMKGILLYSDEPLVSSDLKGNPHSSVFSAVDTIVLDDMCKIVAWYDNEWGYSCRIADICDFIAAKGF; encoded by the coding sequence CGACTTGACCGACACAAAGACAAACGCCCACCTCTTCAAGTACGACACGACCTACGGGCCCTGGGCGGGGGGCGTGGAGTCCGCAGAAGGGTCGATCACGGTGGACGGCGACAAGTTCAAAGTCTTTGCCGAGACCGACCCCGCGAAAATCCCGTGGGGCGACCTGGGGTGTGACATCGTCATCGAGTCCACCGGCCGCTTCACCGACGCCAACGCGGCCCGGGCCCACATCACCTCGGGCGGCGCGAAGAAGGTCGTCATCAGCGCACCGGCCAAGAACGAGGACGTCACCATCGTCCTGGGCGTGAACGACGGCATGTACGACGCGGCCAAACACAGCGTCATCAGCAACGCGAGTTGCACCACGAACGGCCTCGCTCCGGTCGCTAAGGTGCTGCACGAAAAGTTCGGGATTGAGAAGGGGCTGCTGACCACTGTCCACGCCTACACGAACAGCCAGCGCACGGTGGACACCGCCGCCAAGGACTTGCGCGACGCCCGCGCCGCCGCCGAGAACGTCGTGCCAAGCAGCACCGGCGCCGCCAAGGCCGTCGGCCTCGTCATCCCCGAGCTCAAGGGCAAGTTCACCGGCATGGCGTTCCGGGTGCCTGTGCCGACCGTCTCGGTCGTCGACTTCACCGCCCACCTGGGACGCGCGGCGAGCGCGGACGAGATCAACGCGGCGATGAAGGAGTTCGCCGACGGCCCGATGAAGGGGATCCTCCTTTACAGCGACGAGCCGTTGGTCAGCAGCGACCTGAAGGGCAACCCCCACAGTTCGGTCTTCTCGGCGGTGGACACGATCGTCCTCGACGACATGTGCAAGATCGTCGCCTGGTACGACAACGAATGGGGTTACAGCTGCCGCATCGCCGACATCTGCGACTTCATCGCCGCCAAGGGCTTCTGA